A single Ketogulonicigenium vulgare WSH-001 DNA region contains:
- a CDS encoding DUF1284 domain-containing protein, whose protein sequence is MTVLIRPHHLLCLLTFVGKGYTPAFTANMAVIAGRLAGGEALRITDGPDDICAPYMGHCLEGSIAARDAAAARDASVLLGLPIEVGVELTLTPARITVLRAAFAQHTIRTACAACDWAQLCTGIGADGYKQAVL, encoded by the coding sequence GTGACAGTTCTGATCCGGCCGCATCATTTGCTGTGCCTGCTGACCTTTGTCGGCAAAGGCTATACCCCCGCTTTCACGGCCAATATGGCCGTGATCGCCGGGCGGCTGGCGGGCGGCGAGGCTTTGCGCATCACGGATGGCCCTGATGACATCTGCGCACCCTATATGGGTCATTGTCTGGAGGGCAGTATCGCGGCGCGTGATGCGGCGGCGGCGCGGGATGCGAGCGTGTTATTGGGTCTGCCGATTGAAGTGGGCGTGGAACTCACGCTGACGCCTGCGCGTATCACAGTGCTGCGGGCGGCTTTCGCGCAGCACACCATCCGCACAGCCTGCGCCGCATGTGATTGGGCACAGCTTTGCACCGGCATCGGCGCGGACGGCTACAAGCAAGCGGTGCTTTAA
- a CDS encoding ABC transporter permease, whose translation MRRYIIRKLISLPLILIGVSMLIFVSIRLLPGEPARVLAGPEATQEAVDAMTVRLGLDRSIPEQYATFVINALQGDFGNSIRSSLPVWQEISERLPNTVMLAIVAYVLAIIIGVPAGMIGAIWRNRAPDYLVMILAIAGASMANFWLALMAMNYFAVQLNWVPLMGAGTWRHYILPAVTLAVLPMAVLARMTRSSMIEVLSQDYIRTARAKGLDPRAVYWSHALRNAMIPIVTIVGLNFGGLIGGAVVTETVFNWPGIGRLMVDAVRNRDYPVIQGVTMVAVCAVVFINFLAEMLIAALNPRIRFE comes from the coding sequence ATGCGCCGCTATATCATCCGCAAACTGATCTCTCTGCCGCTGATCCTGATCGGCGTGTCGATGCTGATCTTCGTCTCGATCCGCTTGCTGCCGGGCGAACCCGCCCGCGTGCTGGCCGGCCCCGAGGCCACGCAAGAGGCCGTCGATGCCATGACCGTGCGTCTGGGTCTGGATCGGTCGATCCCCGAGCAATATGCGACATTCGTCATCAACGCGCTGCAAGGCGATTTCGGCAATTCGATCCGTTCGTCCCTGCCCGTCTGGCAAGAAATTTCCGAACGCCTGCCCAATACCGTCATGCTGGCGATTGTGGCCTATGTGCTGGCCATCATCATCGGCGTGCCTGCCGGTATGATCGGCGCGATCTGGCGGAACCGCGCACCCGATTATCTGGTGATGATCCTGGCGATTGCTGGTGCCTCGATGGCGAACTTTTGGCTGGCGCTGATGGCCATGAATTATTTCGCGGTGCAACTGAACTGGGTGCCGCTGATGGGGGCTGGCACCTGGCGCCATTACATCTTGCCCGCCGTGACCTTGGCCGTGCTGCCGATGGCGGTGCTGGCGCGGATGACCCGCTCGTCCATGATCGAGGTTCTCAGCCAAGATTACATCCGCACCGCGCGCGCCAAAGGCCTTGATCCCCGCGCTGTCTATTGGAGCCACGCGCTGCGCAACGCCATGATCCCGATCGTCACGATCGTGGGCCTGAACTTTGGCGGTCTGATCGGTGGCGCTGTCGTGACCGAGACCGTGTTCAACTGGCCCGGGATTGGCCGCCTGATGGTCGATGCGGTGCGCAACCGCGACTATCCGGTGATCCAAGGCGTGACGATGGTTGCAGTTTGCGCCGTTGTCTTCATCAACTTCCTTGCCGAAATGCTAATTGCGGCGCTTAACCCCCGCATCAGGTTCGAGTAA
- a CDS encoding ROK family protein: MNMTVSAPDTATAASAPVRTIAWGADIGGSFIKFGRIFGAGEVALIEQVPTPVDSWDGFVAALAGLIARHGAAADALPLAISVAGLYDTRSGAITAANIPCFDGHDVPGELSAGLGCDVVIANDADSFALAEAVVGAGRGHEVVFGAILGTGVGGGLVIGGRVVQGMRGITGEWGHGPIAPLAVEVDGEMVAVPQFPCGCGLKGCLDPIGSARGLERLHQHYTGRDETSYQILDAWEAGNADAARTVAIWAQVLGGPLGFVLNTLGASIVPVGGGLANRPDLIAALDQVVRKGTLNTFEAPVLVPGQHRGNGGLIGVSVLAEQHLSGAR; encoded by the coding sequence ATGAATATGACTGTTTCTGCGCCCGACACCGCAACTGCCGCAAGTGCGCCTGTGCGCACCATTGCCTGGGGTGCCGATATTGGCGGCAGTTTCATCAAATTCGGGCGGATCTTTGGCGCCGGCGAAGTGGCGCTGATCGAACAGGTGCCAACGCCCGTGGATAGCTGGGATGGTTTCGTCGCGGCGCTGGCGGGTCTGATCGCCCGTCACGGCGCGGCGGCGGATGCACTGCCGCTGGCGATTTCCGTGGCGGGTCTTTACGACACGCGTTCGGGCGCCATTACGGCGGCGAATATCCCCTGCTTTGACGGCCATGATGTGCCGGGCGAGCTGTCGGCGGGCCTTGGCTGCGATGTCGTCATCGCCAATGATGCCGACAGCTTTGCACTGGCCGAGGCGGTCGTTGGTGCTGGTCGCGGGCATGAGGTTGTGTTTGGCGCGATCCTTGGCACGGGCGTTGGTGGCGGTCTGGTGATCGGTGGCCGCGTTGTGCAAGGCATGCGCGGCATCACCGGCGAATGGGGCCACGGCCCCATCGCGCCGCTGGCGGTCGAGGTGGATGGCGAGATGGTCGCTGTGCCGCAGTTCCCCTGCGGCTGCGGCCTAAAGGGTTGCCTTGACCCGATCGGCAGCGCGCGCGGGTTGGAGCGTCTGCACCAGCATTACACCGGCCGCGACGAGACCAGCTATCAGATCTTGGACGCGTGGGAGGCAGGGAATGCCGATGCCGCCCGCACCGTCGCGATCTGGGCGCAAGTTTTGGGCGGGCCGCTGGGCTTTGTGCTGAACACCTTGGGCGCCAGTATCGTGCCGGTGGGCGGCGGGCTTGCGAACCGTCCCGATCTGATCGCCGCGCTGGATCAGGTCGTGCGCAAAGGCACGCTGAACACATTCGAGGCGCCTGTGCTGGTCCCCGGCCAGCATCGCGGCAATGGTGGGCTGATCGGCGTCTCGGTTCTGGCGGAGCAGCATTTGTCGGGTGCGCGCTGA
- a CDS encoding ABC transporter permease: MTDTQTTPPARRSNLMRVLRWSGRNANVVVGGALVLLIVLVAIFAPLLTPHDPSAQNLMNMLKGPSPQHPFGTDDFGRDIFARVVYGARLSLAEVAVSVGIATIVGVPLGIIAGMAGKWMDEFIMWFMDVLFAFPGIVLAILVVSILGSSLFNMMIAIALFAIPIYARLARNLTLGLKKMEFIEAAQALGVPQWRILVNYILRNSIGPMIVQSTLTAGTVILAAASLSFLGLGAQPPLPEWGAMMSNGRNYFGVNIWMSLFPGIAIMITVLGFNILGDGLRDLLDPRK; the protein is encoded by the coding sequence ATGACCGATACACAGACAACTCCCCCCGCACGTCGATCCAATCTGATGCGCGTCCTGCGCTGGTCGGGACGCAATGCGAATGTCGTCGTTGGCGGCGCTTTGGTGCTGCTGATCGTGCTGGTCGCGATCTTTGCGCCGCTGCTGACACCGCATGACCCCAGCGCGCAGAACCTGATGAATATGCTAAAAGGCCCCAGCCCGCAGCATCCGTTCGGCACCGATGACTTTGGCCGCGATATCTTTGCCCGCGTGGTTTACGGCGCGCGCCTGTCGCTGGCCGAGGTTGCGGTTTCGGTCGGCATTGCGACCATTGTCGGTGTGCCGCTGGGCATTATCGCCGGTATGGCGGGCAAGTGGATGGACGAGTTCATCATGTGGTTCATGGATGTGCTATTCGCCTTTCCCGGCATCGTGCTGGCCATTTTGGTCGTGTCGATCCTTGGCAGCTCGCTGTTCAATATGATGATCGCCATCGCGCTGTTTGCCATTCCGATCTATGCCCGCCTTGCGCGCAACCTGACGCTGGGCCTGAAAAAGATGGAATTCATCGAGGCCGCACAAGCGCTGGGCGTGCCGCAGTGGCGCATTTTGGTGAACTATATCCTGCGCAACTCGATTGGTCCGATGATCGTGCAATCGACGCTGACGGCAGGCACGGTGATCTTGGCCGCTGCCTCGCTGTCGTTCCTTGGCCTTGGCGCGCAACCGCCACTGCCCGAATGGGGCGCGATGATGAGCAACGGACGCAATTACTTTGGCGTCAACATCTGGATGTCGCTGTTCCCCGGTATCGCAATCATGATAACTGTGTTGGGATTCAACATCTTGGGCGATGGCCTGCGCGATCTTTTGGACCCCCGTAAATGA
- a CDS encoding biotin transporter BioY, giving the protein MTTYTLPFIHENAARKMLAVIGGSLLLALSSYIEVPMFPVPITMQTFAVTLIGALYGARLGAATVAAWLVQGAMGLPVLAGGAAGLLHFAGPTAGYLIAFPLAAALVGWLVARGWNGQRALLAFAAMLLGNAVCLVVGAAWLSLMIGVSAAVTGGVLPFIIGGVLKSALGAACLGLLARK; this is encoded by the coding sequence ATGACGACATATACCCTGCCCTTCATCCACGAAAACGCGGCGCGCAAAATGCTGGCTGTCATCGGGGGCAGCCTGCTGCTGGCACTCTCGTCGTATATCGAGGTGCCGATGTTCCCGGTGCCGATCACGATGCAGACCTTTGCCGTGACGCTGATCGGCGCGCTGTATGGGGCGCGCCTTGGCGCGGCGACAGTGGCGGCGTGGCTGGTGCAGGGTGCGATGGGTCTGCCGGTGCTGGCGGGCGGCGCGGCGGGGCTGTTGCATTTCGCGGGGCCAACGGCGGGCTATCTCATCGCCTTTCCGCTGGCAGCGGCGCTGGTCGGCTGGCTTGTCGCGCGCGGCTGGAATGGTCAGCGGGCTCTGCTGGCCTTTGCCGCCATGCTGCTGGGGAATGCCGTCTGTCTGGTGGTCGGCGCGGCCTGGCTGTCGCTGATGATCGGCGTATCTGCTGCAGTCACCGGCGGTGTGCTGCCGTTCATCATCGGCGGCGTGCTGAAATCGGCGCTGGGTGCCGCTTGCCTTGGGCTGTTGGCGCGCAAGTGA
- a CDS encoding M81 family metallopeptidase, whose product MRIVFGGIHIECSTYNPVLSRDENFRVQRGQEMLDAPYFAFLKEYDAEFVPTFHARCIPGGPVERATYEGYKAELLAGIKAALPVDGVYLAMHGAMFVEGMEDAEGDWISSVRDLVGPDIPISASYDLHGNLSQRIIDQLDMYSTYRTAPHIDVTETMQRSVSMLVRALETGERPHVIWAPIPVVLPGERTSTVDQPAAGLYAMLPGLDAPEGIWDASLNVGYVWADEPRATAAAIMTGTDRAALEAAATQMAQAYWDARDDFAFGPETGTIESCVATAIAATSQPAVLAESGDNPTGGGVGDRAELLAELVKQGATGVIFAGIADRPATDAAYAAGVGATLELTVGGWLDNSSDSFTGTFEVIFIAETDVAFDRQAVLRIGGIDLVVTARRRPFHNIVDFTSLGLDPHGAKIIAVKSGYLSPELAPIANPSLMVLSSGAVDQFIERLTNTRRSRPIYPFDKGFDFSPRAIPSARAE is encoded by the coding sequence ATGCGCATCGTTTTCGGTGGCATTCATATCGAGTGCAGCACCTACAACCCCGTCCTGTCTCGGGACGAAAACTTTCGGGTGCAGCGCGGCCAAGAAATGCTGGACGCACCCTATTTCGCGTTCCTGAAAGAGTATGACGCCGAATTCGTGCCGACCTTCCACGCGCGCTGCATCCCCGGCGGCCCGGTGGAACGCGCGACTTACGAGGGCTATAAGGCCGAGCTGCTGGCCGGCATCAAAGCTGCGCTGCCCGTCGACGGCGTCTATCTGGCCATGCATGGCGCGATGTTCGTCGAAGGCATGGAAGATGCCGAAGGCGACTGGATCTCGTCCGTGCGCGATCTGGTTGGCCCCGATATTCCGATCTCGGCCAGCTATGACCTGCATGGCAACCTCAGCCAGCGCATCATCGACCAGTTGGACATGTATTCGACCTATCGCACCGCGCCGCATATCGACGTGACCGAGACGATGCAGCGTTCCGTCTCGATGCTGGTGCGCGCGCTGGAAACGGGCGAGCGTCCGCATGTCATCTGGGCGCCGATCCCCGTCGTGCTGCCGGGCGAGCGCACCTCGACCGTCGATCAGCCTGCCGCTGGCCTTTACGCCATGCTGCCGGGCCTTGACGCGCCAGAAGGCATCTGGGATGCCTCGCTGAACGTGGGATACGTTTGGGCCGACGAGCCGCGCGCAACCGCCGCTGCCATTATGACCGGCACCGACCGCGCCGCGCTAGAAGCGGCTGCAACCCAGATGGCACAGGCCTATTGGGACGCCCGCGATGACTTTGCATTCGGCCCCGAGACCGGCACGATTGAAAGCTGCGTCGCAACCGCCATCGCGGCGACAAGCCAGCCTGCCGTGCTGGCCGAGTCGGGCGACAACCCCACCGGCGGCGGCGTCGGCGATCGCGCCGAACTGCTGGCCGAGCTGGTCAAGCAGGGCGCGACTGGCGTGATTTTCGCAGGCATCGCCGACCGTCCCGCGACGGATGCGGCCTATGCGGCAGGCGTGGGCGCGACGCTGGAGCTGACTGTTGGCGGTTGGCTGGACAATAGCTCGGACAGCTTTACCGGCACGTTCGAGGTAATTTTCATCGCTGAAACCGACGTCGCTTTCGACCGTCAGGCCGTGCTGCGTATCGGCGGTATTGATCTGGTGGTGACCGCACGTCGCCGTCCGTTCCACAATATCGTTGACTTCACCTCGCTGGGCCTTGACCCTCATGGGGCAAAGATCATCGCGGTGAAATCGGGCTATCTCTCGCCCGAGCTTGCGCCCATCGCGAACCCCAGCCTGATGGTTTTGTCCTCGGGCGCCGTTGACCAATTTATCGAGCGTCTGACGAATACCCGTCGTTCGCGCCCGATCTATCCTTTCGACAAGGGCTTTGACTTCAGCCCGCGCGCGATCCCTTCGGCCCGCGCCGAATAA
- a CDS encoding ABC transporter ATP-binding protein gives MTEPVLSIKNLTTSFLVDGEWKSVVRNISLDVMPGETVAIVGESGSGKSVTSLSVMGLLPKSSSRVTGSIRLNGQELVGMDEVALRRLRGGEMAMIFQEPMTSLNPVFPIGRQISEALTTHMNLTAAEARAETIRLLEKVRIPNAASRLSAFPHQFSGGMRQRVMIAMALACKPKLLIADEPTTALDVTIQGQILDLIKTLQEEEGMSVLFITHDMGVVAEVADRTVVMFRGDAVETGPTDQIFAEQKHPYTRALLAAVPRMGAMDGQAVPLRFGIVDKETGVAGAEIPLAAPVDTNTPVLQVRNLVTRFDITGGWLGQKTGAVHAVEDVSFDLFKGETLSLVGESGCGKSTIGRSIMRLTEAQSGEVLVGGKDARKMPRTELNSLRREIQMIFQDPFASLNPRMTIAEALAEPFIVHKLGSRSDAKEKAAALMQQVGLSPDMLRRYPHEFSGGQRQRISIARALVLEPKVIIADESVSALDVSVKAQVVNLLLDLQDRLGLSYLFISHDMAVVERVSHRVAVMYLGEIVEIGPRASLFANPQHPYTRKLMSAVPVPDPARRLIRRAISNDEIKSPIRPVGYQPPTREYREVAPGHLVRIDDQTAEVAA, from the coding sequence ATGACCGAACCCGTTCTTTCGATCAAAAACCTGACCACCTCGTTCCTTGTGGATGGGGAATGGAAATCCGTGGTGCGCAATATCTCGCTGGATGTGATGCCGGGCGAGACTGTTGCCATCGTGGGCGAAAGTGGGTCGGGCAAAAGCGTGACCTCGCTTTCGGTCATGGGGCTGCTGCCCAAATCCTCGTCACGTGTCACCGGCTCGATCCGCCTGAATGGGCAAGAGCTGGTCGGCATGGACGAGGTCGCCCTGCGCCGCCTGCGCGGCGGCGAGATGGCGATGATCTTTCAAGAGCCGATGACCTCGCTGAACCCGGTCTTTCCGATCGGTCGCCAGATCTCCGAGGCGCTGACCACCCATATGAACCTGACCGCCGCCGAGGCGCGCGCCGAGACGATCCGGCTGCTGGAAAAGGTGCGTATTCCCAATGCGGCCTCGCGTCTGTCGGCCTTCCCGCACCAGTTCTCGGGCGGGATGCGCCAGCGCGTGATGATCGCCATGGCGCTCGCGTGCAAGCCCAAGCTGCTGATCGCGGACGAGCCGACCACCGCGCTGGATGTGACCATTCAGGGCCAGATCCTCGACCTGATCAAAACGCTGCAAGAAGAAGAGGGCATGTCCGTCCTGTTCATCACCCATGATATGGGCGTTGTGGCCGAGGTTGCCGACCGCACCGTGGTGATGTTCCGCGGTGATGCGGTCGAAACCGGCCCGACCGATCAGATTTTTGCCGAGCAAAAGCACCCCTATACCCGCGCCCTGTTGGCCGCCGTGCCGCGCATGGGTGCGATGGACGGGCAGGCGGTGCCGCTGCGTTTTGGCATCGTCGATAAGGAAACCGGCGTTGCGGGCGCTGAAATCCCGCTGGCCGCGCCCGTGGATACCAACACGCCTGTGCTGCAAGTGCGCAACCTTGTGACCCGTTTCGACATCACCGGCGGCTGGCTGGGTCAAAAGACCGGCGCCGTTCATGCGGTGGAAGATGTCTCGTTCGACCTGTTCAAGGGCGAGACTTTGTCGCTGGTGGGCGAATCCGGTTGCGGCAAATCGACGATTGGCCGCTCGATCATGCGCCTGACCGAGGCGCAATCGGGCGAGGTTCTGGTCGGCGGCAAGGATGCGCGCAAAATGCCGCGCACCGAGCTGAACAGCCTGCGCCGCGAGATCCAGATGATCTTTCAAGATCCCTTTGCCAGCCTGAACCCGCGCATGACCATTGCCGAGGCTTTGGCCGAGCCTTTCATCGTCCACAAGCTGGGCAGCAGGTCGGATGCCAAGGAAAAGGCCGCCGCCTTGATGCAGCAAGTGGGCCTGTCGCCCGATATGTTGCGCCGCTATCCGCATGAATTCTCGGGCGGGCAGCGCCAGCGCATCTCGATCGCGCGGGCGCTGGTGCTCGAGCCAAAGGTGATTATCGCGGATGAAAGCGTCTCGGCGCTGGACGTGTCGGTCAAAGCGCAGGTGGTGAACCTGCTGCTGGATCTGCAGGACCGCCTCGGCCTGTCCTATCTGTTCATCAGCCACGATATGGCTGTGGTCGAGCGTGTCAGCCACCGCGTCGCCGTCATGTATCTGGGCGAGATTGTCGAGATCGGCCCGCGCGCCTCGCTGTTCGCGAACCCGCAGCACCCCTATACGCGCAAGCTGATGTCGGCGGTGCCGGTGCCCGATCCCGCGCGTCGCCTGATCCGGCGTGCGATCTCGAACGACGAGATCAAAAGCCCGATCCGTCCCGTTGGCTATCAGCCGCCCACGCGGGAATACCGCGAAGTGGCTCCCGGCCATCTGGTGCGCATTGACGATCAAACCGCTGAGGTTGCAGCCTGA
- a CDS encoding ABC transporter substrate-binding protein: MAVLSNWRKALLATVFTGAALASSAVLAETLNVMQSEGPRSMDPGDQSATYTNALLAPVYEGLLARTSDLSLAPALATEWTIDETGTIYTFKLREGVVFHDDTPFNAEAVVYNFERHLSTERGLAASGRIRTILAGIEALDDYTVQFTLKSPYPAFLNILTTNGAMIVSPTADAAGTVGAFSVGTGPYELVEYKSGEFVAQTKFDGYWGDNAASVDDIRWTWTSEPSVLAMALQTGDADVINPAPAAFAQVIQANPDLNLSVTDGSAVFWVALNTESEELKDVRVRQALNFATDRDGLVQAITNGYADPANSPLARIAEGYNPDLNPYPLDLDKARELLAEAGFPNGFTMSVVVQEQESRIAEALQAMWAQVGVTLDVRRMESGVWSAAAFADAAQKATEGTDAVIASWSSGVNGPDLQFRPLYHSASAAPTSANLGFYNNPEFDRLLDEAAAMTDETARNEVYGQLQEIVNEDAPMVLLYVLKDLVGYRDGVEGVWTVPGGMVRVDTAIKN, encoded by the coding sequence ATGGCTGTTCTGTCCAACTGGCGCAAAGCGCTGTTGGCGACGGTTTTTACCGGCGCCGCTCTGGCATCTTCGGCGGTTCTCGCTGAAACGCTGAACGTGATGCAAAGCGAAGGCCCCCGTTCGATGGATCCGGGTGACCAAAGCGCAACCTATACCAACGCCCTGCTGGCGCCGGTTTACGAAGGCCTGCTGGCCCGCACGTCCGATCTGTCGCTGGCGCCTGCGCTGGCCACCGAATGGACCATCGACGAGACCGGCACGATCTATACGTTCAAGCTGCGCGAAGGCGTTGTCTTCCATGACGACACCCCCTTCAACGCCGAAGCTGTCGTTTACAACTTTGAACGTCACCTGAGCACCGAGCGCGGTCTGGCCGCTTCGGGCCGTATCCGCACCATTTTGGCGGGTATCGAGGCGCTGGACGATTACACCGTCCAATTCACCCTCAAAAGCCCCTACCCGGCGTTCCTGAACATCCTGACCACCAATGGCGCGATGATCGTCAGCCCGACCGCTGATGCGGCTGGCACGGTTGGCGCGTTCTCGGTCGGCACCGGCCCCTACGAGCTGGTCGAATACAAGTCGGGCGAATTCGTCGCACAGACCAAATTCGACGGCTACTGGGGCGACAATGCCGCCAGCGTTGACGACATCCGCTGGACTTGGACGTCCGAGCCTTCGGTGCTGGCGATGGCGCTGCAAACTGGCGATGCAGATGTGATCAACCCCGCGCCTGCGGCTTTTGCACAAGTCATCCAGGCAAACCCCGATCTGAACCTGTCGGTCACCGACGGCTCGGCCGTGTTCTGGGTTGCGCTGAACACCGAATCCGAAGAGCTGAAAGACGTCCGCGTCCGTCAGGCCCTGAACTTTGCAACCGACCGCGACGGTCTGGTGCAGGCGATCACCAATGGCTATGCCGACCCGGCAAACTCGCCGCTCGCGCGCATTGCCGAAGGGTATAACCCTGACCTGAACCCCTATCCGCTGGATCTGGACAAAGCCCGCGAACTGCTGGCCGAGGCTGGCTTCCCGAACGGCTTCACCATGTCGGTCGTCGTGCAAGAGCAGGAATCGCGCATCGCCGAAGCGCTGCAAGCCATGTGGGCACAGGTCGGCGTGACGCTGGACGTGCGCCGTATGGAAAGCGGTGTCTGGTCGGCAGCCGCCTTTGCTGATGCGGCCCAAAAAGCAACCGAAGGCACCGATGCGGTCATCGCCTCGTGGTCGTCGGGCGTGAACGGCCCGGATCTGCAGTTCCGTCCGCTCTATCATTCGGCAAGCGCCGCGCCCACCAGCGCCAACCTCGGCTTCTACAACAACCCCGAGTTTGACCGCCTGCTGGACGAAGCCGCTGCAATGACCGACGAGACTGCGCGCAACGAAGTCTACGGCCAGCTGCAAGAGATCGTGAACGAAGACGCGCCGATGGTGCTGCTTTATGTTCTGAAGGATCTGGTCGGCTACCGCGACGGCGTTGAAGGCGTCTGGACTGTGCCGGGCGGCATGGTGCGCGTCGATACGGCAATCAAGAACTAA
- a CDS encoding ROK family transcriptional regulator encodes MRNPSLGPSLGSTHYQILRLISAGGPTTRAVLVQMTGLSKAAISGFTRDLLDSGLLRETDTVQKQGRPSMLLDLASEAAFFVGFSVMTDPARLMLVNLEGQVLAQLEMPRSSDPQQLAVALAENLPKLCAIGEITPQALTAIGVSLSGLIDSKQAVCVRSTQLGWRNVPLAQMISDATGLPCYIENDAKALAVSRKLFGEARDLHSYTLIWIGNGIGAAHFVHDRLYRGSHGGAGEIAHMTIDTGGNPCRCGKIGCLDTVASMIAIREAMAAEGIAADTLADVERIAASGSQVAIRTLHRAGSALGLAIAQIIQLNDPQLVLVTHQEQAFSGLFSTVMHQTIEANVLPSLSGETPIRLRRLTEDDWAASAAAVATHNFLNGSI; translated from the coding sequence ATGCGCAATCCCAGCCTCGGGCCAAGCTTAGGGTCGACACATTATCAGATCCTGCGCCTGATCAGCGCGGGTGGCCCGACGACGCGTGCAGTGCTGGTACAGATGACCGGCCTCAGCAAGGCTGCGATCAGTGGTTTTACAAGGGATTTGCTGGATTCAGGCCTGCTGCGCGAGACGGATACCGTGCAAAAACAAGGCCGCCCCTCGATGCTGCTCGACCTTGCGTCAGAGGCGGCTTTTTTCGTCGGATTCTCGGTGATGACCGATCCCGCGCGGTTGATGCTGGTGAACCTTGAAGGTCAGGTCCTGGCGCAGCTTGAAATGCCCCGCAGCAGCGATCCGCAGCAACTTGCCGTGGCGTTAGCTGAAAATCTGCCAAAACTTTGTGCAATTGGTGAAATAACTCCGCAGGCGCTGACCGCAATTGGTGTCAGCCTGTCAGGATTGATCGATTCGAAGCAGGCAGTTTGCGTGCGCTCGACCCAGCTTGGATGGCGTAATGTGCCGCTGGCGCAGATGATCAGCGATGCCACCGGCCTGCCGTGCTATATCGAAAACGACGCCAAGGCGCTGGCCGTCAGTCGCAAGCTGTTTGGCGAGGCGCGCGATCTGCATTCCTATACGTTGATCTGGATCGGCAACGGCATTGGCGCGGCGCATTTCGTGCATGATCGCCTGTATCGCGGATCGCATGGCGGCGCGGGCGAGATCGCCCATATGACCATCGACACGGGCGGCAATCCCTGCCGCTGTGGCAAGATCGGCTGCCTTGATACCGTCGCCTCGATGATCGCCATCCGCGAGGCGATGGCGGCCGAGGGGATCGCCGCTGACACATTGGCCGATGTCGAGCGTATCGCCGCATCCGGCAGTCAGGTCGCGATCCGCACCCTGCATCGCGCGGGCAGTGCCCTTGGGCTTGCCATTGCGCAGATCATCCAGTTGAACGACCCCCAACTGGTTCTGGTAACCCATCAGGAACAGGCCTTTAGCGGCCTGTTTTCGACCGTGATGCACCAGACCATCGAAGCCAATGTCCTGCCATCTTTGTCGGGCGAGACGCCAATCCGTCTGCGCCGTCTGACCGAGGATGACTGGGCCGCCAGCGCGGCAGCCGTCGCCACCCATAACTTCCTGAACGGATCCATCTAG
- a CDS encoding Gfo/Idh/MocA family protein, whose protein sequence is MPIRVVVVGLGLMGRAHLRAYQDDPAYDVAGIVTRSAPPPDLADLPHWTDLDQALLDAAPDLVSICTYTDTHVDYALKSIAAGADVFVEKPLATTATEAARVIDAARAAGRKLVIGHILQHHAHWQRFVHDAREMGGPFVFRISLNQPSEGDLWRKHQALMQTTSPILDAGVHYVDIMCQITDAAPVEVRGMGLRLADHLPDGMYNYSHIQITFADGSVGWHEAGWGPMFSDIAKYARDVVGPNGAVSLEDGGVLTRRSAALDAGGARLSPDQVTLMPPIDHAAMCAAQAAFLARAITEDFDLSAHQRSVLMALRICIAADESIRCGAPVRL, encoded by the coding sequence ATGCCCATCCGGGTGGTGGTTGTCGGACTGGGTCTGATGGGGCGCGCGCATCTGCGCGCCTATCAGGACGATCCGGCCTATGATGTCGCGGGTATCGTGACCCGCAGCGCACCGCCGCCCGATCTGGCTGACCTGCCGCATTGGACAGATTTGGATCAAGCGTTGCTGGACGCCGCGCCTGATCTGGTGTCGATCTGCACCTATACCGATACCCATGTCGATTACGCGCTGAAATCCATCGCGGCGGGGGCGGATGTTTTCGTCGAAAAGCCGCTGGCGACCACCGCGACCGAGGCCGCCCGCGTTATAGACGCCGCCCGCGCAGCGGGGCGCAAGCTGGTCATCGGCCATATCTTGCAACACCACGCCCATTGGCAGCGCTTTGTGCATGACGCGCGCGAAATGGGCGGGCCATTCGTGTTCCGCATCAGCCTCAATCAGCCGTCCGAGGGCGATCTGTGGCGCAAGCATCAGGCGCTGATGCAGACGACCTCGCCTATTTTGGACGCGGGCGTGCATTACGTGGATATCATGTGCCAGATCACCGATGCCGCCCCGGTCGAAGTGCGCGGCATGGGGCTGCGGCTGGCGGATCACCTGCCGGATGGCATGTATAATTACAGCCATATCCAGATTACATTCGCCGATGGCTCGGTCGGTTGGCACGAGGCGGGCTGGGGGCCGATGTTCTCGGATATCGCGAAATATGCGCGCGATGTGGTCGGGCCAAATGGCGCGGTGTCGCTGGAAGATGGCGGCGTGCTGACCCGCCGCAGCGCCGCGCTGGACGCGGGCGGCGCGCGATTGTCGCCCGATCAGGTGACCCTTATGCCCCCTATCGACCACGCTGCCATGTGCGCGGCGCAAGCCGCTTTCCTTGCCCGCGCGATCACCGAGGATTTTGATCTCTCGGCGCATCAGCGCAGCGTATTGATGGCGCTGCGGATCTGCATCGCGGCGGATGAAAGTATTCGGTGCGGCGCGCCGGTGCGGCTTTAA